One part of the [Pantoea] beijingensis genome encodes these proteins:
- the argE gene encoding acetylornithine deacetylase: MKTKLPPFIELYRQLIAIPSISATDSAIDQSNESLINLLAGWFRDLGFSVEVQPVPGTHHKFNMLAKSGIGAGGLLLAGHTDTVPYDDGRWTRDPFTLTEHENKLYGLGTADMKGFFAFILDTLRDTDISKLEKPLYILATADEETTMAGAKYFSESTALRPDCAIIGEPTSLKPVRAHKGHLSNAIRIQGQSGHSSDPGRGVNAIELMHDAIGHLLTLRNTLKERYHHDGFAIPYPTMNLGHIHGGDAANRICACCELHMDIRPLPGLTLSDLDALLNEALAPVSERWPGRLTVNELHPPIPGYECPPDHQLIKVVEKLLGTPTEVVNYCTEAPFLQTLCPTLVLGPGSINQAHQPDEFIDMAFIKPTRELIAQVVQHFCHHKIA; the protein is encoded by the coding sequence GTGAAGACAAAATTACCCCCTTTTATCGAACTTTACCGCCAGTTAATTGCGATACCTTCGATCAGTGCGACCGATAGTGCCATCGATCAGAGTAATGAAAGTTTAATCAATTTACTGGCTGGCTGGTTCCGCGATCTTGGCTTCAGCGTGGAGGTACAGCCCGTACCCGGTACGCACCATAAATTTAATATGCTGGCTAAAAGCGGAATCGGTGCAGGTGGCCTACTGCTGGCGGGCCACACGGATACGGTGCCTTACGATGATGGGCGCTGGACGCGCGATCCCTTCACGTTAACCGAGCATGAAAACAAACTGTACGGTCTCGGCACCGCCGACATGAAAGGTTTCTTCGCCTTTATCCTTGATACGCTACGCGATACCGACATCAGCAAGCTGGAAAAACCGTTGTACATTCTGGCAACGGCCGACGAAGAAACCACGATGGCTGGTGCCAAATATTTTTCAGAAAGCACCGCACTGCGCCCCGATTGCGCCATTATCGGTGAGCCAACCTCGTTGAAACCGGTACGTGCACATAAGGGCCATCTGTCGAATGCGATTCGCATTCAGGGCCAGTCAGGCCACTCCAGCGATCCGGGTCGCGGTGTCAATGCCATTGAGCTGATGCATGACGCTATCGGCCATCTGCTGACATTGCGCAATACGCTGAAAGAGCGTTACCACCATGACGGTTTCGCTATCCCTTACCCCACGATGAATCTGGGACATATTCATGGGGGGGATGCTGCCAACCGTATTTGCGCCTGCTGCGAGCTACATATGGATATTCGCCCGCTCCCCGGTCTGACGCTCAGCGATCTGGACGCCCTGCTGAATGAAGCACTGGCACCCGTGAGTGAACGCTGGCCTGGCCGCCTGACGGTAAACGAGCTGCACCCCCCCATTCCGGGCTATGAATGCCCGCCCGACCATCAACTGATCAAAGTAGTCGAGAAATTACTGGGCACGCCGACCGAAGTGGTGAACTATTGTACTGAAGCGCCTTTTCTTCAGACTCTATGTCCAACGCTGGTTCTGGGGCCAGGCTCAATCAACCAGGCACATCAGCCTGATGAATTTATCGATATGGCCTTTATTAAGCCCACTCGTGAGCTGATTGCACAGGTGGTACAACACTTTTGTCATCACAAAATAGCCTGA
- the ppc gene encoding phosphoenolpyruvate carboxylase, producing the protein MNEQYSAMRSNVSMLGKLLGDTIKDALGENILDKVETIRKLSKSSRAGNDAHRKELLTTLQNLSNDELLPVARAFSQFLNLTNTAEQYHTISPKGEGANQPEMLAKVFERLKQQPELNENAIRESIESLSLELVLTAHPTEITRRTLIHKLVEVNTSLKQLDHNDLSDYDRNQIMRRLRQLVAQAWHTDEIRKYRPSPVDEAKWGFAVVENSLWEGVPNFLRELNEQVEASFGYTLPVDFVPIQFTSWMGGDRDGNPNVTADVTRHVLQLSRWKATDLFLRDIGVLISELSMSECTPEVRELCGNPEALEPYREIMKRLRSQLMSTQAYLERRLKNERLPRPADLLISNDQLWDPLYACYQSLQACGMGIIANGQLLDTLRRVKCFGVPLVRIDIRQESTRHTNAIAEVTRYLGLGDYESWSEADKQAFLIRELNSKRPLLPRQWEPGADTREVLDTCRVAAEAPKGSIAAYVISMAKTPSDVLAVHLLLKEAGISFAMPVAPLFETLDDLNNADDVMSQLLNIDWYRGFIQGKQMVMIGYSDSAKDAGVMAASWAQYQAQDALIKTCEKAGIALTLFHGRGGTIGRGGAPAHAALLSQPPGSLKGGLRVTEQGEMIRFKYGLPEITIASLSLYTGAILEANLLPPPEPKKEWRNIMDQLSAFSCDMYRGYVREHVDFVPYFRSATPELELGKLPLGSRPAKRRPTGGVESLRAIPWIFAWTQNRLMLPAWLGAGAALQKAMEEGHRDQLEAMCSDWPFFSTRLGMLEMVFSKADLWLAEYYDQRLVDQSLWPLGQQLREQLESDIKAVLTIANDSHLMADQPWIAESIALRNVYTDPLNVLQAELLHRSRQQEANGGEPDARVEQALMVTIAGVAAGMRNTG; encoded by the coding sequence ATGAACGAACAATATTCCGCAATGCGAAGTAATGTGAGTATGCTCGGCAAACTGCTCGGGGATACGATTAAGGATGCGCTGGGAGAAAACATCCTGGATAAGGTGGAAACCATCCGCAAACTCTCCAAGTCATCCCGTGCGGGAAATGACGCTCATCGTAAAGAACTACTCACTACACTACAGAATTTATCCAATGATGAATTACTGCCCGTGGCCAGAGCTTTCAGCCAGTTCCTCAACCTGACGAACACGGCAGAACAGTATCACACTATCTCACCCAAGGGTGAAGGGGCGAATCAGCCGGAAATGCTGGCGAAAGTCTTTGAGCGCCTGAAACAACAGCCAGAACTGAATGAAAATGCGATTCGCGAATCGATTGAGTCTCTCTCTCTTGAATTAGTGTTGACGGCTCATCCGACGGAGATCACCCGCCGAACCCTGATTCACAAACTGGTTGAGGTCAATACCAGCCTGAAACAACTCGACCATAACGATCTGTCCGACTACGACCGTAATCAGATTATGCGCCGCCTGCGCCAACTGGTCGCACAGGCCTGGCATACCGATGAAATCCGTAAATACCGTCCCTCACCGGTTGATGAAGCCAAGTGGGGCTTTGCCGTGGTGGAAAACAGTCTGTGGGAAGGTGTACCGAATTTTCTGCGCGAGTTGAATGAGCAGGTTGAAGCCTCCTTTGGCTACACATTACCGGTCGATTTCGTCCCCATTCAGTTCACTTCCTGGATGGGCGGTGACCGTGACGGCAACCCGAACGTTACTGCAGACGTAACGCGTCATGTCCTGCAACTCAGCCGCTGGAAAGCAACCGACCTGTTTTTACGCGATATCGGCGTGCTCATTTCTGAGCTTTCTATGTCGGAATGTACCCCCGAAGTTCGTGAACTTTGCGGTAATCCGGAAGCCCTTGAGCCCTACCGTGAAATTATGAAGCGTTTACGCTCGCAGCTGATGAGCACACAGGCATACCTGGAACGCCGTCTGAAAAATGAACGCTTGCCGCGTCCGGCAGATTTACTGATTTCCAACGATCAGCTGTGGGATCCGCTCTATGCCTGTTATCAATCCTTACAGGCGTGCGGCATGGGAATTATCGCGAATGGCCAACTGCTGGACACCCTTCGCCGCGTGAAATGTTTTGGTGTTCCACTGGTACGTATCGATATCCGTCAGGAGAGCACTCGTCATACTAATGCTATTGCTGAAGTAACGCGCTATTTGGGGCTTGGTGATTACGAAAGCTGGTCTGAAGCCGATAAACAGGCGTTTCTGATCCGTGAGCTCAATTCCAAACGCCCCTTGCTGCCGCGACAGTGGGAGCCTGGCGCCGACACGCGTGAAGTCCTGGACACATGTCGCGTTGCCGCAGAAGCACCAAAAGGCTCGATCGCCGCCTACGTCATCTCCATGGCAAAAACCCCTTCCGACGTGTTGGCGGTACATCTGTTACTTAAAGAAGCGGGTATTTCTTTCGCTATGCCGGTCGCCCCGCTATTTGAAACGCTGGATGACCTGAATAACGCCGATGATGTGATGAGCCAGCTACTCAATATCGACTGGTATCGTGGCTTTATTCAGGGCAAGCAGATGGTGATGATTGGCTATTCCGATTCGGCCAAAGACGCCGGTGTGATGGCAGCTTCCTGGGCACAATATCAGGCACAGGACGCATTGATCAAAACCTGCGAAAAAGCGGGTATCGCGCTGACGCTCTTCCATGGGCGTGGCGGCACCATTGGCCGCGGTGGCGCGCCGGCTCATGCCGCACTGTTGTCACAACCACCTGGCAGCCTGAAAGGCGGATTGCGCGTTACCGAACAGGGGGAAATGATCCGTTTTAAATACGGCTTACCAGAAATCACCATCGCCAGCTTGTCGCTATATACCGGCGCCATCCTGGAAGCGAATCTGCTGCCGCCACCGGAGCCAAAGAAAGAGTGGCGAAATATTATGGACCAGCTCTCAGCTTTCTCCTGCGATATGTACCGCGGTTATGTGCGGGAACATGTCGATTTCGTGCCTTATTTCCGTTCAGCAACGCCTGAATTGGAACTGGGTAAATTACCACTTGGCTCACGTCCAGCCAAAAGGCGCCCCACTGGCGGCGTTGAGTCGCTGCGTGCTATCCCATGGATTTTTGCATGGACACAAAACCGTCTGATGCTACCTGCCTGGCTCGGTGCCGGTGCGGCACTGCAAAAGGCGATGGAAGAGGGCCACCGGGATCAGCTGGAGGCAATGTGCAGCGACTGGCCGTTCTTTTCCACCCGTCTCGGTATGCTGGAAATGGTATTCTCCAAAGCAGACTTGTGGCTGGCTGAATATTACGATCAGCGGCTGGTTGATCAATCACTGTGGCCACTGGGCCAGCAGTTACGCGAGCAGTTAGAGTCCGATATTAAAGCGGTACTGACCATCGCTAATGATTCACATTTGATGGCTGACCAGCCATGGATTGCTGAATCTATTGCCTTACGTAACGTGTATACCGATCCACTCAACGTACTGCAGGCCGAATTACTGCATCGTTCCCGGCAACAGGAAGCGAACGGCGGAGAACCAGACGCACGCGTGGAACAGGCGCTGATGGTGACTATCGCTGGTGTTGCCGCAGGCATGCGTAATACGGGTTAA
- a CDS encoding BamA/TamA family outer membrane protein: MRFLFGAMFLLCVSPLTKASAILPDRGEIDGWLKPLGADNHFDPQKGINWGIVPGPFYTPELGAGIGAAMVGMYRTHPQDTADQNSVVTISGYTSSTGALGINLQNYSFFPGDRWRVFLNGKLNNTPSWYWGPGFSAGKHKNHRQKYTAREISLSPEILRRLWTNSYFGLGWDFSSFHAAKPGKGPRLVQNAPGGPSLLNSGMSFQLLYDSRDFIANPSRGRMFSLSDTVYTPELGSDSRFNVLTTRYSQYHAFTSRDTLAWEVSGEFTSGSVPWISLPTLGSSQRMRGYYPGRYRSRDTLSGQVEYRRRLAWRHGVVAWLGGGTMGSDMDALSHSRWLPSVGVGYRFAFKPKMNVRLDYGVGQHSSSFYFQVGEAF; encoded by the coding sequence CTGCGTTTTTTATTCGGGGCAATGTTCCTGTTGTGTGTATCCCCGTTAACCAAAGCCAGCGCGATACTTCCTGACAGGGGAGAAATTGACGGCTGGCTGAAGCCACTCGGAGCAGATAACCATTTCGATCCACAAAAAGGTATTAACTGGGGCATTGTCCCTGGCCCTTTTTACACACCCGAACTGGGTGCCGGGATCGGTGCAGCCATGGTAGGTATGTACCGTACTCATCCGCAGGATACCGCAGACCAAAATTCGGTCGTCACCATCAGTGGCTACACATCATCGACCGGTGCCCTGGGCATCAACTTACAAAATTACAGTTTCTTTCCAGGCGATCGCTGGCGCGTGTTCCTCAACGGTAAGCTGAATAATACCCCTTCATGGTACTGGGGACCGGGCTTTAGTGCAGGAAAACATAAAAATCACAGACAAAAATATACCGCGCGCGAAATTTCTCTGTCCCCTGAAATACTACGTCGACTTTGGACAAACAGCTATTTTGGACTCGGCTGGGATTTTTCATCGTTTCATGCCGCTAAACCGGGTAAAGGTCCTCGGCTGGTACAAAATGCGCCTGGCGGTCCCTCTTTGCTTAACTCCGGGATGAGTTTTCAGCTGCTTTATGACAGCCGCGATTTTATAGCTAATCCCAGCCGTGGTCGGATGTTCAGCCTGAGCGATACGGTATACACCCCCGAATTAGGTAGCGATAGTCGTTTCAACGTCCTGACCACCCGATACAGCCAATATCACGCCTTTACCTCACGCGATACGCTCGCCTGGGAAGTATCAGGTGAATTCACTTCAGGCTCTGTCCCCTGGATCTCTTTACCTACACTGGGCAGCAGCCAGCGCATGCGTGGATATTATCCAGGGCGTTACCGTTCCCGCGATACATTGAGTGGTCAGGTAGAGTACCGCCGTCGCCTGGCATGGCGTCATGGCGTAGTCGCATGGCTGGGTGGAGGTACAATGGGCTCCGATATGGATGCGCTTTCCCATAGCCGCTGGCTCCCTTCCGTTGGTGTGGGTTACCGCTTTGCGTTTAAACCCAAAATGAATGTTCGGCTTGATTATGGCGTTGGCCAACACAGCAGTAGCTTCTACTTTCAAGTTGGTGAGGCATTTTAA
- a CDS encoding DUF4056 domain-containing protein, which produces MKLLWQLLFGTLLLIASAARAALPIVADLSLTPQLLPCRVWPVVAPLPAPDGLRPCCAFGYNLKARLLGIPVPFYTLDNVIEANKTGTHHYNHRHLTVLLTLAGINDEKNGLIYTHRGGFIDSAHVRDTADMTLFIFSHIWPMLGQPARLALEDELASRKIVLFPLAPPTDARQGYAIAAWLSASLAFQVAAWHEIAQWYGYQSVPGFPEGISAFSPEDLYSNLLGARLAVTLILRGQAASVTQYNAAMSAILPNALAQLNAVSAEKTRFMFDMLDGVWWNSRRRIPDKFLLLRRNYDTSDERLPTASSLENSVPLPLRLPQRIFGYTLDQSGELRLYCGKNMKSLPHPATFWHWRDFATLASMARIQDKRSLAEKMQHAAR; this is translated from the coding sequence ATGAAGCTCCTGTGGCAGCTCTTGTTCGGAACATTATTACTTATCGCCTCGGCGGCCAGAGCAGCTCTCCCCATTGTGGCAGATCTCTCCCTTACACCACAGTTGCTTCCCTGCCGTGTCTGGCCAGTCGTCGCGCCCCTTCCTGCTCCCGACGGTTTACGTCCCTGCTGCGCATTTGGCTATAACTTAAAAGCACGCTTACTGGGTATTCCAGTGCCGTTTTACACGTTAGATAACGTGATAGAGGCGAACAAAACCGGCACACATCATTACAACCACCGTCACCTCACCGTCTTGCTCACGCTGGCCGGGATAAATGATGAAAAAAATGGCCTGATTTACACCCATCGGGGAGGTTTCATTGACAGTGCTCACGTACGTGACACCGCAGATATGACGCTATTTATCTTCAGTCATATATGGCCCATGCTTGGACAGCCCGCCCGACTCGCTTTGGAGGACGAACTCGCAAGCCGTAAAATCGTGTTATTCCCCCTCGCGCCACCAACTGATGCGCGGCAAGGCTACGCCATCGCTGCCTGGCTTTCTGCCTCGTTGGCTTTTCAGGTTGCAGCATGGCACGAAATCGCACAGTGGTATGGATATCAATCGGTTCCGGGATTTCCCGAGGGAATTTCTGCATTTTCGCCAGAAGATCTCTATTCGAATCTGCTGGGAGCAAGGCTTGCCGTAACACTGATCCTACGTGGGCAGGCAGCATCTGTGACACAGTACAACGCGGCAATGTCAGCCATACTGCCCAACGCACTGGCGCAACTCAATGCGGTTAGCGCAGAAAAAACACGGTTTATGTTCGATATGCTGGATGGCGTCTGGTGGAATAGCCGTCGGCGGATACCCGATAAATTCCTTCTTCTCAGGCGGAACTATGATACCTCTGACGAACGGCTGCCAACCGCGAGTTCATTAGAGAATTCCGTACCGTTACCGTTACGGCTTCCGCAAAGAATTTTCGGATACACATTAGATCAGTCAGGGGAATTACGACTTTATTGTGGCAAAAATATGAAAAGCTTGCCGCATCCCGCTACCTTCTGGCACTGGCGCGACTTTGCCACACTGGCGAGTATGGCCCGGATACAGGACAAGCGCTCACTGGCAGAAAAAATGCAGCATGCGGCTCGCTGA
- the metF gene encoding methylenetetrahydrofolate reductase, translated as MSFFHANQREALNQNLAELNGKINVSFEFFPPRTSEMEQTLWSSITRLSSLKPKFVSVTYGANSGERDRTHSIIKDIKERTGLDAAPHLTCIDASRDELRGIAKDYWNNGIRHIVALRGDLPPGGGKPEMYGVDLVALLREVGEFDISVAAYPEVHPEAKTAQSDLINLKRKIDAGANRAITQFFFDVESYLRFRDRCVSIGIDVEIVPGILPVSNFKQLQRFATMTNVRVPGWMSAMFEGLDDDPETRKMVGANIAMDMVKILSREGVKDFHFYTLNRAEMSYAICHTLGVRPDTVPHVA; from the coding sequence ATGAGTTTTTTTCACGCCAACCAGCGCGAGGCGCTGAATCAAAATCTGGCAGAGCTGAACGGGAAAATTAATGTTTCTTTTGAATTTTTCCCGCCGCGCACGAGTGAAATGGAACAAACTCTCTGGAGCTCAATCACGCGCCTTAGTAGCCTGAAACCAAAATTTGTTTCTGTTACCTATGGTGCAAATTCAGGCGAACGGGACCGTACCCATAGCATTATTAAAGATATTAAAGAGCGTACGGGGCTTGATGCTGCACCTCATCTGACTTGTATTGATGCTTCTCGTGATGAGTTGCGCGGCATTGCGAAAGATTACTGGAACAACGGTATCCGCCATATCGTCGCGTTACGCGGTGATTTGCCACCGGGCGGGGGCAAGCCGGAAATGTATGGCGTGGATTTGGTTGCGTTATTACGCGAAGTCGGCGAATTCGATATCTCGGTTGCTGCTTATCCCGAGGTGCATCCTGAAGCGAAAACTGCACAGTCAGATTTGATTAACTTAAAACGTAAGATTGATGCCGGGGCGAACCGCGCTATCACGCAATTCTTCTTTGATGTAGAAAGTTACCTGCGTTTTCGCGATCGCTGTGTATCAATTGGCATTGATGTGGAAATTGTACCGGGTATTCTGCCGGTGTCTAACTTTAAACAGCTACAGCGTTTTGCCACTATGACTAATGTCCGAGTGCCTGGCTGGATGAGCGCCATGTTTGAGGGATTAGACGATGATCCTGAAACTCGCAAAATGGTGGGGGCTAATATAGCGATGGATATGGTGAAGATCCTCAGTCGCGAAGGCGTAAAAGATTTCCATTTTTACACGCTGAACCGCGCTGAGATGAGTTATGCCATTTGTCATACGCTGGGCGTGCGTCCGGATACTGTTCCTCATGTTGCCTGA
- a CDS encoding bifunctional aspartate kinase/homoserine dehydrogenase II: MSISAVARVPGLRQLHKFGGSSLADAKCYQRVAGIMADYSQPGDLMVVSAAGSTTNQLINWLKLSQSDRLSAHQVQQTLRRYQIELMSGLLSAEMAEPMIAAFVHDLERLAALLDSKMTDATYAEVVGHGEIWSARLMAAVLNQYDQEAVWLDARDFLRAERAAQPQVDEGKSWPLLQQLMAQHPNKKLVVTGFICRNDAGETVLLGRNGSDYSATQVGALAGVSRVTIWSDVAGVYSADPRKVKDACLLPLLRLDEASELARLAAPVLHTRTLQPVSASDIDLQLRCSYQPEQGSTRIERVLASGTGARIVTSHDDVCLIEFQVPPHHDFSGLHKEIDLLLKRAQLRPLAAGVHPDRNLLQLCYTSEVVNSALEILQDAGLPGHLQLRDGLALVAMVGAGVSRNPLHSHRFWQQIKDQPIEFIWQSEDSISLVAVLRIGPTEHLIRGLHQSLFRAEKRIGLMLFGKGNIGSRWLELFAREHETLSARTGFEFILAGVVDSCRSLLSYEGLDASRALAFFEDEAVEQDEESLFLWMRAHPFDDLVVLDVTASVPLAEQYLDFASHGFHVISANKVAGASNSNHYRQIRDAFTKTGRHWLYNATVGAGLPVNHTVRDLRESGDSILAISGIFSGTLSWLFLQFDGTVPFTELVDQAWQQGLTEPDPRADLSGEDVMRKLVILAREAGYDIEPDQVRVESLVPTGCEEGSVDHFFDHGDALNEQMLQRFEAAQEMGLVLRYVARFDANGKARVGVEAVRPEHPLASLLPCDNVFAIESRWYRDNPLVIRGPGAGRDVTAGAIQSDINRLAQLL; encoded by the coding sequence ATGAGTATTTCAGCAGTAGCAAGGGTGCCGGGTTTACGGCAATTGCATAAATTTGGTGGTAGTAGCCTGGCTGATGCTAAATGCTATCAACGCGTGGCAGGCATTATGGCGGATTACAGCCAGCCTGGCGATCTGATGGTGGTGTCTGCCGCGGGCAGCACGACTAACCAGCTGATTAACTGGCTGAAGTTGAGCCAAAGCGATCGGCTGTCTGCGCATCAGGTGCAACAGACGTTGCGTCGTTACCAAATTGAACTGATGAGCGGGTTGTTATCTGCTGAAATGGCTGAGCCCATGATCGCTGCATTTGTTCACGATCTGGAAAGGCTTGCGGCACTGCTGGATAGCAAAATGACGGATGCCACTTATGCCGAAGTGGTTGGCCATGGTGAAATTTGGTCCGCACGTCTGATGGCGGCAGTGTTGAACCAGTACGATCAGGAAGCCGTTTGGCTGGACGCACGCGACTTCCTGAGGGCCGAACGTGCGGCACAGCCGCAGGTTGATGAAGGGAAATCCTGGCCTTTATTACAACAATTAATGGCACAGCATCCTAACAAGAAGCTGGTAGTGACCGGGTTTATCTGTCGTAACGATGCGGGTGAAACTGTATTACTGGGCCGCAATGGGTCTGACTACTCTGCGACCCAGGTAGGGGCGCTGGCGGGTGTATCACGTGTGACCATCTGGAGTGATGTGGCAGGCGTTTACAGTGCCGACCCCCGTAAAGTTAAAGATGCCTGTTTGCTGCCGTTATTACGTCTGGATGAAGCCAGCGAGCTGGCTCGTTTAGCCGCACCGGTACTGCATACGCGCACTTTGCAGCCTGTCTCTGCAAGCGATATTGATTTGCAACTACGTTGTAGCTATCAGCCAGAGCAGGGATCAACGCGTATTGAGCGCGTACTGGCTTCGGGAACTGGCGCGCGTATTGTGACCAGTCATGACGATGTCTGCCTGATTGAGTTTCAGGTCCCACCACATCACGATTTTTCCGGATTACATAAAGAAATCGACCTGTTACTTAAGCGTGCCCAGCTCCGCCCGCTGGCAGCTGGCGTGCATCCGGATCGTAACCTGCTACAACTTTGTTACACCTCAGAAGTAGTGAATAGCGCGTTGGAAATACTGCAGGACGCCGGCTTGCCCGGTCATTTGCAACTGCGTGATGGGCTGGCATTGGTTGCTATGGTTGGGGCGGGCGTTAGTCGTAATCCGTTACATAGTCATCGTTTTTGGCAGCAGATTAAAGACCAGCCGATAGAATTTATCTGGCAGTCAGAGGATAGTATCAGCCTGGTGGCGGTGTTGCGTATCGGGCCAACGGAACATTTGATTCGTGGGCTGCACCAGTCGTTATTTCGGGCTGAGAAACGTATCGGTTTGATGCTGTTCGGCAAAGGTAATATTGGTTCGCGTTGGCTGGAGTTGTTTGCTCGCGAGCACGAAACGCTTTCCGCCCGCACCGGTTTCGAATTTATTTTGGCTGGAGTGGTGGACAGTTGCCGCAGTCTGTTGAGTTATGAAGGATTAGACGCCAGCCGGGCGCTGGCTTTTTTTGAAGATGAAGCGGTTGAACAAGATGAGGAGTCGCTGTTTCTGTGGATGCGAGCGCATCCGTTCGATGATCTGGTGGTGCTGGATGTGACCGCCAGTGTGCCATTGGCAGAACAGTATCTCGATTTCGCCAGCCATGGTTTCCATGTCATCAGTGCTAACAAAGTCGCTGGCGCGTCAAACAGCAATCACTATCGCCAGATCCGGGATGCTTTTACCAAAACGGGACGTCACTGGTTGTACAATGCTACCGTGGGTGCCGGTTTACCGGTGAACCACACGGTGCGCGATCTGCGTGAAAGTGGTGACAGCATTTTAGCTATCAGCGGTATTTTCTCCGGTACGCTCTCCTGGCTGTTCCTGCAATTTGACGGCACGGTACCCTTTACCGAACTGGTTGACCAGGCCTGGCAGCAAGGACTAACCGAGCCTGACCCGCGTGCTGATCTTTCAGGTGAGGATGTTATGCGTAAACTGGTTATTCTGGCGCGGGAAGCTGGCTACGACATCGAGCCGGATCAGGTCAGGGTTGAATCACTGGTACCGACGGGATGTGAAGAGGGGTCTGTCGATCATTTTTTTGACCACGGCGATGCGCTGAATGAACAAATGCTGCAACGCTTTGAGGCCGCACAGGAGATGGGATTGGTACTGCGTTATGTTGCCAGGTTTGATGCTAACGGCAAAGCGCGCGTGGGTGTTGAAGCTGTGCGACCGGAACATCCGCTCGCCTCTTTGTTACCCTGTGATAATGTTTTTGCTATTGAAAGCCGTTGGTATCGTGATAACCCTTTAGTGATTCGCGGGCCCGGTGCCGGACGCGATGTCACCGCTGGTGCGATTCAGTCAGACATTAACCGCCTGGCGCAACTGCTTTAG
- the metB gene encoding cystathionine gamma-synthase: MTRKQATIAVRSGLNDDEQYGCVVPPIHLSSTYNFTDFNEPRTHDYSRRGNPTRDVVQRALAELEGGAGAVMTNTGMSAIHLVCTVFLRPGDLLVAPHDCYGGSYRLFDSMSKRGAYRVKFVDQNDDAALAAALAEKPKLVLIESPSNPLLRVVDIPAICHAAREAGAVSVVDNTFLSPALQNPLALGADLVLHSCTKYLNGHSDVVAGAVIAKEAATVTELAWWANNIGVTGAAFDSYLLLRGLRTLAPRMAAAQRNALAIIDYLKQQPLVKKLYHPSLPENAGHEYAARQQRGFGAMLSFELNGDEQTLRRFLKALELFTLAESLGGVESLISHTATMTHAGMSAEARAEAGISEMLLRISVGIEDHEDLIADLDNAFRVAAKR, from the coding sequence ATGACGCGGAAACAGGCAACTATCGCAGTACGCAGCGGTTTGAATGATGACGAGCAATATGGCTGCGTTGTCCCCCCTATTCATCTCTCCAGTACTTATAATTTTACGGATTTCAATGAGCCGCGCACGCACGATTATTCGCGCCGGGGTAACCCAACCCGCGATGTTGTACAACGTGCATTAGCCGAGTTGGAGGGCGGTGCCGGTGCGGTCATGACCAATACCGGTATGTCGGCTATACATCTGGTTTGTACCGTCTTCCTGCGACCTGGCGATCTGTTGGTTGCACCACATGACTGTTACGGTGGAAGTTATCGACTCTTTGATAGCATGAGTAAGCGAGGAGCTTATCGCGTTAAATTTGTCGATCAAAACGATGACGCCGCTTTAGCGGCTGCATTAGCAGAAAAACCTAAGCTGGTACTGATTGAAAGTCCCAGCAATCCATTATTACGGGTTGTGGATATTCCCGCTATTTGCCATGCGGCGCGTGAGGCTGGCGCGGTGAGCGTAGTGGATAACACCTTCCTGAGTCCTGCGCTCCAGAACCCATTGGCGCTGGGTGCCGACCTGGTCCTTCATTCTTGCACTAAATATCTGAATGGTCACTCGGATGTTGTGGCTGGAGCAGTGATTGCGAAAGAGGCCGCGACTGTAACGGAACTGGCATGGTGGGCGAATAACATTGGTGTGACGGGGGCCGCGTTTGACAGCTATTTACTGCTGCGTGGTTTGCGTACTCTGGCGCCACGCATGGCGGCCGCGCAGCGTAACGCGCTCGCTATTATTGATTACCTAAAGCAACAACCTTTAGTCAAAAAGTTGTATCATCCTTCACTGCCGGAAAATGCGGGCCATGAGTATGCGGCACGACAGCAGCGCGGCTTTGGTGCCATGTTAAGTTTTGAACTGAATGGTGATGAGCAAACGCTACGTCGTTTCCTGAAAGCACTGGAACTGTTTACCCTGGCAGAGTCGTTAGGTGGTGTAGAAAGCCTGATTTCTCATACTGCAACTATGACCCACGCGGGCATGTCCGCTGAAGCGCGTGCTGAAGCGGGTATTTCAGAAATGCTGCTACGTATTTCTGTTGGCATTGAGGATCACGAAGATTTAATAGCCGATCTGGATAACGCATTCCGGGTTGCAGCCAAGAGGTAA